One Phoenix dactylifera cultivar Barhee BC4 unplaced genomic scaffold, palm_55x_up_171113_PBpolish2nd_filt_p 000085F, whole genome shotgun sequence DNA segment encodes these proteins:
- the LOC103706192 gene encoding autophagy-related protein 2-like isoform X3 has translation MLPLAGAAVLVKEGSIKSLSIKIPWKRKNCQIEVEVLELVLAPFVQSYTSAMDSDSLMPNCDKEQHTCIDSEKIELGEVKENSGSISRDVHEGVKTIAKIVKWFLTSFHVRINEIFVAYDPHSDVEERRSAFHKSLVLRIKEIEFGTCVCEDAMAKLTNFVKFQEALIEFLHLEDVDNFPQLHSGSETGFSETYAKKSTVTILTGPSGGFSGTLNLSIPWENGSLDIRKVNADVSVDSVELKVQPSSINWLIAIWESLKNVSTAQQRNIYKAADSPDRKCRFYSCSSTSGSAMPDSDKVTPGSGNYSNDIFRTINQDGASDALLTRTHLIHNWVPESIDLEDQTDLEPDYGASIDEFFECFDGMRTYRANSGTSGIWNWTCSVFSAISVASNLASGSGHVPTEQNVETSLRATIAEISVVLSFIDEDQTQSYDSSDSLLNGQSFNSYMSCHSTMNIEESTLSTVNSMKIHHLEARCQHLTLDLQTYPQIMKFGASLKQIKVDEYYDSRNRAEGSKFPDYKNDSYYQMLLNQHLQAQVQAALPPYPFSTQDHDSESSVTNCRNGLIKVTLLESLDICRCQYSVSSTGLDGKKMASTSFSVHLPPFVLWVHFPLVNTLLNLFKQVEYSFKKSSMNKDFVTNVQSERHNSSSLGDAESGNISYLTTMSQTASLQGNIVLSQARVIVCFPSEYYGDYRHSASLDKFIVLEHSSSVGDFVDFLQLPKESAPKDAYCTPATSVHLHMGNLDIYFVKSSSENSLVDGSHASDKQPFSAVKILSVTNRSNGYHSGITMLWQKGPVTGPWMASRTWSLSKLHDQSRNKVVRERAEYSSVVTATEDLDGTSSSIRQELILSSAFLFHVKFSHVCINLHSHDYKLLNQLLNYLLDELSSGAHGTDTNYEGIRNEQSSPNVCVASQTSVRVECDLLDICITLDEVIEVSHLIQKELQGSWNCLKLKVTKFELLSASNIGGISKAKFSWLNHGEGELWGSILNRNENASEVTEDLLLITCKNSAIRRGDGDGTNALSFISAGTTVTHIWNPQSCQSYMSIIVRGGTIVAPGGRLDWISAICLYFSLPSQENEQSGNGKASVNGAASETLFFLDLVDIALSFEPHIKDPIIANGVSKREHSCSTESNEEIEREYVACLLAAASLSLSNYTKANSSTVNYNIQLQDAGLLICESTGTRKGSDGYHVGCLQEIGYVKVSQIALVEAVLRSKGLHWEIECSESHISLDTCHDTAYGLLHLVAQLQQLYAPDVEDALMHLQSRWNTIQQAQEDCSSNDVADNSESTAVGLGFEKSSPASGEGCVSVGLLDEILENAFYINGEYRSPSGHCDIQSNVSLDEYVLGDRFKLNINNSTASNASSLIIPKDGSSYGSETGNTQQPSMHKQGSAQLIESYYASDLLQPSTLTAGHHSPKEDHKSRFDNTARRDMECGKGGWYQDSSLVIVENHISKIFSQPEGKQHKEGDFTSSNFGPAEYHIPKGRILLKNIDVRWRMYSGLDWIKPSKNPYNSLKGRDGSACLEFTLSGLNLQYDMYPDGEICVSKLSVSAQDFHLYDMSRDAPWKMVLGYYHSKDHPRESCAKAFKLDLEAVRPDPSTPLEDYRLHLEFLPMRLHLDQDQLNFLISFFGKDSFVDEPPSPPNNLSESVTSGRKSRSFGSQTIMEEALLPFFQKCVVRPLVVRVDYIPRHFDPAALRRGNYAELLNLVAWKGIDLHLKHVCAVGVYGWNSICEMVLGEWLEDISHNQVHKLLKGLAPIRSLFAVSSGTSKLVLSPVKSYRKDHKLLKGIQRGAIAFIRSISIEAVGLGVHLAAGAHEILLQTEYFLTSIPSSGSLSETNRRKSNIRSNQPEDAQQGIRQAYESLSDGLSRTASALLKTPLKAYQRGAGAGSALTSAFRAAPAAAVAPVSASAGAAHCALLGLRNSLDPEHKKESMGKYLGSSRS, from the exons ATGCTACCG TTGGCTGGGGCAGCAGTTCTTGTGAAAGAAGGATCTATTAAATCCCTATCAATTAAAATTCCATGGAAGCGAAAAAACTGTCAGATAGAAGTGGAAGTGCTTGAGCTTGTCCTTGCACCGTTTGTCCAGAGCTATACTTCTGCCATGGATTCTGATTCTTTGATGCCTAATTGTGATAAAGAACAACATACGTGCATTGATTCAGAGAAGATTGAGCTGGGAGAAGTCAAGGAAAACTCTGGTTCTATTTCTCGAGATGTTCATGAAGGAGTGAAGACAATTGCTAAGATTGTGAAATGGTTTCTTACAAGCTTTCATGTaagaataaatgaaatttttgtTGCATATGATCCCCATTCAGATGTGGAAGAAAGGAGATCAGCATTCCATAAATCCTTGGTTCTCCGAATTAAAGAAATAGAGTTTGGAACATGTGTTTGTGAAGATGCTATGGCTAAGTTGACTAATTTTGTAAAATTTCAAGAAGCACTCATCGAGTTTCTTCATTTAGAGGATGTTGATAATTTCCCGCAGCTCCATAGTGGTTCAGAAACGGGCTTTAGCGaaacatatgcaaaaaaaagtACTGTTACAATCTTGACTGGGCCAAGTGGTGGATTCTCAGGGACATTGAACTTAAGCATACCATGGGAAAATGGATCTTTGGATATTCGTAAAGTTAATGCAGATGTCTCAGTTGATTCTGTGGAACTGAAGGTGCAACCCAGCAGTATCAATTGGCTCATAGCCATATGGGAATCCCTCAAGAATGTGAGCACAGCTCAACAGAGAAATATTTACAAGGCTGCAGATTCACCTGACCGTAAATGTAGATTTTATAGCTGTTCATCTACCTCAGGTTCTGCTATGCCAGATTCAGACAAAGTCACACCAGGCAGTGGAAACTATTCAAATGACATATTTCGTACAATCAATCAAGATGGTGCTTCAGATGCTTTGCTTACAAGAACACATTTAATTCACAACTGGGTGCCAGAATCCATTGATCTAGAAGACCAAACTGATTTAGAGCCAGATTATGGTGCAAG CATTGATGAGTTCTTTGAATGTTTTGATGGAATGAGGACTTACCGGGCAAATTCAGGAACTAGTGGTATATGGAACTGGACCTGTTCTGTTTTCAGTGCAATAAGTGTTGCATCTAATCTTGCTTCTGGATCAGGACATGTTCCTACAG AACAAAATGTTGAGACTAGTTTACGAGCTACTATTGCTGAGATTTCTGTTGTCCTTTCCTTCATTGATGAAGATCAGACACAGTCATATGATTCCAGCGATTCATTATTAAATGgccaaagttttaattcttacatgAGCTGTCACTCAACAATGAATATAGAGGAGTCAACCTTGAGTACCGTTAATTCTATGAAAATACACCATCTTGAAGCAAGGTGTCAACATCTGACTCTTGATTTGCAG ACTTATCCTCAAATCATGAAGTTTGGAGCATCACTCAAGCAAATTAAGGTTGATGAGTATTATGATAGTAGGAACCGTGCTGAGGGATCTAAGTTCCCTGATTACAAGAATGATTCCTATTACCAAATGCTATTAAATCAGCATTTGCAGGCACAAGTTCAAGCTGCTCTTCCACCATATCCTTTTTCCACCCAAGACCATGATTCAGAATCTTCTGTCACTAATTGTAGGAATGGACTGATCAAGGTTACATTGTTGGAATCTCTTGATATATGCCGCTGTCAGTATTCTGTCAGTTCCACAGGTTTAGATGGCAAGAAAATGGCATCAACATCTTTCTCTGTTCATCTGCCACCATTTGTTTTGTGGGTTCACTTTCCGTTAGTAAATACGCTGCTTAATCTCTTCAAACAAGTTGAATATTCATTTAAGAAAAGCAGCATGAACAAGGATTTTGTGACTAATGTTCAGTCTGAAAGGCATAATTCTTCCTCTCTTGGTGATGCTGAAAGTGGCAATATTTCTTACTTAACAACTATGTCTCAAACAGCAAGTCTGCAAGGGAATATAGTCCTTTCTCAGGCAAGGGTCATAGTGTGCTTTCCTTCTGAATATTATGGAGATTACAGACATTCAGCCTCTTTGGATAAGTTTATTGTTCTTGAACATTCTTCCAGTGTGGGAGATTTTGTGGATTTTCTTCAACTTCCAAAAGAAAGTGCTCCAAAAGATGCTTACTGTACACCTGCCACTTCTGTCCATCTACATATGGGAAATTTAGACATTTACTTTGTTAAATCTTCAAGTGAAAATTCTTTGGTGGATGGGTCCCATGCATCAGACAAGCAACCCTTTTCTGCCGTGAAGATTCTCTCTGTCACCAACAGATCAAATGGCTATCATTCTGGAATTACGATGCTTTGGCAGAAGGGTCCTGTGACTGGTCCTTGGATGGCAAGCAGAACTTGGAGTTTGTCCAAATTACATGATCAAAGTAGGAATAAAGTGGTCAGAGAAAGGGCTGAGTATTCCTCGGTGGTGACAGCTACAGAAGACCTTGACGGGACAAGTTCAAGTATTCGTCAAGAGCTGATTCTGAGTTCTGCATTTTTATTTCATGTTAAATTTTCTCATGTTTGTATTAATCTTCATAGTCATGATTATAAATTGCTAAATCAGCTGCTTAATTATCTGTTGGATGAATTGTCTAGTGGAGCCCATGGTACGGACACTAATTATGAGGGGATCAGAAATGAACAATCGTCCCCAAATGTCTGTGTTGCATCTCAAACATCTGTTCGTGTGGAATGTGATCTCCTGGACATTTGCATTACCCTAGATGAAGTAATAGAAGTCAGTCACTTGATACAGAAGGAACTACAGGGATCATGGAATTGCCTTAAATTGAAAGTTACGAAGTTTGAGTTGCTTTCTGCATCAAATATTGGTGGAATTAGCAAAGCAAAATTTTCATGGCTTAACCATGGCGAGGGTGAATTGtggggttccatcttaaataggaaTGAAAATGCTTCTGAAGTAACTGAAGATCTTCTTCTAATCACCTGTAAAAACTCTGCCATCAGAAGGGGTGATGGTGATGGTACTAATGCATTATCTTTTATCTCTGCGGGTACTACTGTTACACACATCTGGAATCCACAGTCATGTCAAAGCTACATGTCCATAATCGTTCGTGGTGGGACAATAGTTGCTCCTGGTGGTCGCTTGGATTGGATCAGTGCAATATGCTTATATTTTAGTTTGCCTTCTCAAGAGAATGAACAGTCAGGCAATGGTAAAGCTTCAGTTAATGGTGCTGCTTCTGAAACATTATTCTTTCTTGATTTGGTGGATATTGCTTTGAGTTTTGAGCCCCACATCAAAGATCCTATAATCGCTAATGGAGTTTCCAAAAGAGAGCATAGTTGTAGTACTGAATCTAAtgaagagatagagagagaatatGTGGCATGCCTTTTAGCTGCAGCATCATTAAGCCTTTCTAATTACACCAAGGCAAACTCGTCTACTGTTAATTACAATATCCAACTACAAGATGCAGGACTTCTTATCTGTGAATCGACTGGCACAAGAAAGGGCAGTGATGGTTATCATGTAGGTTGTCTGCAAGAGATCGGCTATGTAAAAGTTTCCCAGATTGCTCTTGTTGAGGCTGTTCTTAGAAGTAAAGGTCTTCATTGGGAAATTGAATGTTCAGAATCGCATATCAGCCTTGATACCTGCCATGACACAGCTTATGGTCTTTTACATTTGGTTGCTCAACTTCAACAGCTTTATGCACCTGATGTGGAGGATGCTCTTATGCATTTACAATCAAGGTGGAATACTATTCAGCAAGCTCAAGAAGATTGCAGTTCAAATGATGTGGCAGATAACTCTGAAAGCACTGCTGTTGGTTTGGGTTTTGAGAAGAGTTCGCCAGCTAGTGGTGAAGGCTGTGTATCTGTTGGACTGCTGGATGAGATACTTGAGAATGCTTTTTATATTAATGGGGAATACAGATCTCCATCTGGTCATTGCGACATACAATCTAATGTTTCCCTTGATGAATATGTGCTTGGAGATAGGTTTAAGTTGAACATAAACAACTCTACGGCTAGCAATGCTTCTTCTCTGATTATTCCTAAGGATGGTTCATCGTATGGTTCAGAAACAGGAAACACTCAGCAACCATCTATGCACAAACAAGGCTCAGCTCAACTTATTGAAAGCTATTATGCATCTGACTTACTTCAGCCGTCAACATTAACTGCAGGCCATCATTCACCTAAGGAAGATCACAAATCTAGATTCGATAATACCGCTCGTCGGGACATGGAATGTGGAAAGGGTGGTTGGTACCAGGACAGTTCTCTAGTGATAGTAGAGAaccatatttcaaaaatattcaGTCAGCCTGAAGGAAAACAACACAAAGAAGGGGATTTTACTTCCAGCAATTTTGGTCCTGCTGAGTACCATATTCCAAAAGGAAGGATACTTcttaaaaatattgatgtgAGATGGAGAATGTATTCTGGACTTGACTGGATTAAGCCAAGCAAAAATCCTTACAATAGTTTGAAAGGAAGAGATGGTAGTGCCTGCCTAGAATTTACTTTGTCAGGGTTGAATCTTCAATATGACATGTATCCTGATGGAGAAATTTGTGTATCAAAGCTTTCTGTTTCTGCTCAGGACTTTCATCTTTATGACATGAGCAGAGATGCCCCTTGGAAGATG GTTCTGGGTTATTACCATtcaaaagatcatccaagagaaTCCTGTGCCAAAGCATTTAAGTTAGACTTAGAAGCAGTAAGACCAGACCCATCAACACCTCTAGAGGACTACAG GTTACATCTTGAGTTTTTGCCAATGCGGCTGCATCTTGATCAAGACCAACTCAACTTCCTCATCAGCTTCTTTGGCAAGGATTCATTTGTTGATGAGCCTCCCAGTCCGCCTAATAATTTGAGTGAGTCTGTCACATCAGGAAGAAAAAGCAGGAGCTTTGGGAGCCAAACTATTATGGAGGAGGCATTACTTCCTTTCTTCCAG AAATGTGTTGTAAGGCCCTTGGTTGTGCGTGTTGACTACATTCCTCGGCATTTTGATCCAGCAGCACTAAGAAGAGGAAACTATGCAGAACTTCTCAACTTAGTTGCATGGAAG GGAATTGACTTACATCTCAAACATGTTTGTGCTGTTGGTGTTTATGGGTGGAATAGCATCTGTGAAATGGTACTTGGGGAATGGTTGGAAGATATTTCTCACAACCAG GTTCATAAATTATTAAAAGGGCTTGCTCCTATAAGGTCATTGTTTGCTGTCAGTTCTGGCACGTCTAAATTGGTTTTATCTCCAGTTAAAAGTTACAGGAAAGATCACAAGTTGCTTAAGGGAATACAAAGAG GGGCAATAGCTTTTATTAGAAGCATTTCAATTGAAGCTGTTGGGCTAGGGGTGCATTTGGCAGCTGGAGCCCATGAGATCTTGCTTCAAACAGAATACTTCCTTACAAGCATTCCATCATCTGGATCATTATCTGAAACGAACAGAAGAAAAAGTAATATAAGATCTAATCAACCTGAAGATGCACAACAAGGGATCCGCCAG GCTTATGAGAGTCTTAGTGATGGTCTTAGTAGGACTGCCTCTGCTCTACTTAAGACTCCTCTAAAGGCTTACCAGCGGGGTGCTGGTGCAGGATCAGCCCTGACATCTGCTTTCCGGGCGGCTCCTGCCGCTGCTGTAGCTCCTGTCTCTGCTTCTGCTGGTGCAGCACACTGCGCACTTCTTGGACTTAGAAACAG CCTAGATCCCGAACATAAAAAAGAATCTATGGGGAAATATTTGGGATCTTCTCGATCATAA